The genomic DNA CAAATGCGCCACCACGGCGCCGAACGCCGTCTCGCGCGGGAACGCAATCGCCGGCAGACCGCGAATCGCTCGCGCCGCATGAATGCCCGTCATCGCCCCGCACGCCGCGGCTTCAACGTATCCTTCGGCTCCCGTGATCTGCCCCGCGAAATAGAGCGCATCGGTTCCGCGCAGTTTTAGCGATTCATCGAGCAGTCGCGGCGAATCGATGAACGTGTTGCGATGCATGACGCCTAGGCGCAGCCATTCGGCATGTGCCAAACCCGGCAGTTTTCCAAACGCTTCTTTTTGCGACGGCCACGTTAGGCGCGTTTGAAAGCCGACCAGATTGAACGCCGTGCCTTCCGCGTTCTCTTTGCGCAATTGCACCACGGCGTGCGGCGTAACGCCGGTTCGCGGATCGCGCAGGCCCACCGGTTTGAGCGGCCCGAATCGCAGCGTATCGTCGCCGCGGTCGGCCATCTCTTCGATCGGCAGGCAGCCCTCGAAGTATTTAACGCTCGCGTCGCTCTCGAACTCCTTGGATTGGTGGCGCGGCAACGTGCGCAGATCGTGCAGGAGCTGGGCGTACTGCTCGCGATCGAGCGGGATGTTGACGTAGTCGTCGCCATCGCCTTTCTCGTAGCGCGATTTGCGATACATCGGCGTCTCATCGATCGAATCGGCACTGACGATGGGCGACGCCGCATCGAAATAGTGCAGCCGCTGCGACCCGATAACGCGGTCGATCTCCGCCTGCAGGGCTTCGGAGGGAAGCGGCCCGCACGCGACGATCGTGGGGCGATCCAGAGAGATCTCGGCGACTTCGTCGCGATGCAGGACGATCCGAGGCTCGCCGGCGATACGCGCTTGGACGGCACGGGC from Candidatus Baltobacteraceae bacterium includes the following:
- the trmFO gene encoding methylenetetrahydrofolate--tRNA-(uracil(54)-C(5))-methyltransferase (FADH(2)-oxidizing) TrmFO; protein product: MTRLTVIGGGLAGCEAAWQAARQGIDVDLFEMRPHKSGPAHKTGNLAELVCSNSLRGAALENAVGLLKEELAQLHSIVVTSAREAAVPAGGALAVDRERFARAVQARIAGEPRIVLHRDEVAEISLDRPTIVACGPLPSEALQAEIDRVIGSQRLHYFDAASPIVSADSIDETPMYRKSRYEKGDGDDYVNIPLDREQYAQLLHDLRTLPRHQSKEFESDASVKYFEGCLPIEEMADRGDDTLRFGPLKPVGLRDPRTGVTPHAVVQLRKENAEGTAFNLVGFQTRLTWPSQKEAFGKLPGLAHAEWLRLGVMHRNTFIDSPRLLDESLKLRGTDALYFAGQITGAEGYVEAAACGAMTGIHAARAIRGLPAIAFPRETAFGAVVAHLQNTTTVDFQPANVTWAPFPPLDREIREKKARRGALARRALAAIDTFAIEADVKPPQPAPGTEMLI